The Candidatus Saccharibacteria bacterium sequence ATGAAGATCCGCAAGGAGCTTCTGCATTATATTTTCGGTGTGGGGCTGCGAATATCGCACCGTCACCGTATCACTGGTATGTGCGATTGATGTATAGACATCATTCAATCGCTTGTTTAGCTCGTTACAAAAACGAATTCGCTGGTCGATAATATACGCACCGTGTTCACTAAGGCTAACATTCCACGCAAATAGACTATCGTTTGCCGATTGCTGCTTTAAAAGAGAGTTGCGTTGGCGTAAAACACGTTCATAGCGGCGCAGAGCTGTTGCGTACTGCGGGTCGAGTTGCGATATGAAATGATCGATAAACTGGCGTCTGCGTACCGGTGAGCCGTTTAAAAGCCGCAAATCCTCGGGCTCAAACAATACAACAGGGTATTTAAACCGCTGGGGTAATCGGTAATGCGTTTTTCCGTCGATAACAAACTGTTTTTTACCTGTTTGCTTGGCTGGATCGAATTTTACCGTTCGCACCGATTCATCATCGAACGCGACATCTATTCGATACCACGGCGAGCCGTTTTGCAAAACATCGTTATCGCCACCCTTAAAGGATGACCCTTGAAGCGCAATATAGAGCGCCTCTATAAGGGAGGTTTTTCCACTGCCATTCATGCCGGTTATAACAGTGGTCGAAGGCAAGATATCAAGAACGTACGAATCATGAATTCGCACGTTTTGAACGCTAATCTTCTGTATAAGTGGCATGTTAGCTCTTTAGAGGCATGATGATATGTTTATAGTCGACATCGTCGGCCTGAGCAGTAAGAACGCAAGGAGCGAGTTTTCCACTAAATCTAAACACCACCTTATCGCCATCGATAACAGATAGCGCTTCGCCAACATACCGCGAATTAAGTGTCACTTGGCCGTCTTCGGAAACCTCGGCAGTGGAACTAGAGGTGTTTTCCCCAAGCTCCGAGGCGATAGAGTGGATAGACAGCGTCTGTTTTTCTTTATCTGCTGTTAGCGTAACGCTTCCGCCGGAATCCCGGGCAAATAACCCTGCAATTTTGGTAATACGTACAAATTCCGATGTATTCATAACAACGTTCGTTTCTGAACTTGCAGGAATAAGCTGACGATAATCCGGGTAATTGCCATCGATCAAACGGCTGGTAATTTCGGATTCACCCACACGAAAACGAACCTGCGTTTCGTCAAATAACATATCAATTTCAGTTACATCGTCGGTAATAGTGCGCAATACTTCTTGCAGGGTGGTAGTTGGGATAATTGCCGCAACTTCGCTGACCGTCTCGACAAGACGGCGTTCAGAAAGGCGATAACCATCGGTAGCCGCAAGATATAAATTACCCTCAAAAGAATGCCAGTACACCCCTGTAAGAACTGGGCGAGTGCTGTCGTTGCTCGTCGTGATTATTGTTTGTGAAACCGCTTGTTTAAAATCAGCAGTCTTAATACTGTACTGAATCGATGATGTTTCGTCGATCGTTGGAAGCTCAGGAAACTCATCGGCTACAACGCCATTAATTACCGAACTGTAGCTGCCAGATGAAATCGCCAAATGACTGTCGGTTACTTTTAAGTCGACTGTTCCTTTTGGAAGGCTTGAAACAAAGTCGGTAACAAGACGAGCAGGAATTGTAATTGCTCCTGGTGTGATAATTTTTGCTCCAACATAGTGGGTAGAAGCAATTTCTAGGTTTGTTGCTGCAACAAGTAATCGGTTACCATCTGTTCTTAAAAGAATATTGCTAAGAATAGGTAATCCTGTTTTGCTACTCGCTACTCGCCCAACATTACTAAGTGCTTTGGTGAGATTTTCCTGGGTAACTGAGAGTTCCATTATATATTACCTTTCTTTTAATTTATTTAGGG is a genomic window containing:
- the dnaN gene encoding DNA polymerase III subunit beta, which gives rise to MELSVTQENLTKALSNVGRVASSKTGLPILSNILLRTDGNRLLVAATNLEIASTHYVGAKIITPGAITIPARLVTDFVSSLPKGTVDLKVTDSHLAISSGSYSSVINGVVADEFPELPTIDETSSIQYSIKTADFKQAVSQTIITTSNDSTRPVLTGVYWHSFEGNLYLAATDGYRLSERRLVETVSEVAAIIPTTTLQEVLRTITDDVTEIDMLFDETQVRFRVGESEITSRLIDGNYPDYRQLIPASSETNVVMNTSEFVRITKIAGLFARDSGGSVTLTADKEKQTLSIHSIASELGENTSSSTAEVSEDGQVTLNSRYVGEALSVIDGDKVVFRFSGKLAPCVLTAQADDVDYKHIIMPLKS
- a CDS encoding DNA replication/repair protein RecF, giving the protein MPLIQKISVQNVRIHDSYVLDILPSTTVITGMNGSGKTSLIEALYIALQGSSFKGGDNDVLQNGSPWYRIDVAFDDESVRTVKFDPAKQTGKKQFVIDGKTHYRLPQRFKYPVVLFEPEDLRLLNGSPVRRRQFIDHFISQLDPQYATALRRYERVLRQRNSLLKQQSANDSLFAWNVSLSEHGAYIIDQRIRFCNELNKRLNDVYTSIAHTSDTVTVRYSQPHTENIMQKLLADLHANIEKDKLLGFTSVGPHRHDILFDFNGSPALSVASRGEVRTVVLALKFLEVDIIESITGKKPVVLLDDLFSELDHERQNYLVDSTSVGQTIITSATNSSTISSGQIKKL